The Polyangiaceae bacterium genome includes a region encoding these proteins:
- a CDS encoding response regulator, whose product MAASNEAPLDERPRVLVVDDEKFIRDILADFLGMEGYVVRTAEDGASAISELARAQYDLVISDLKMPKMGGLELLKEVSHTHPDTITVIMTGFGTVETAIDAMKRGAYDYILKPFKVEEIVHIVQRGLEKRRLAAENLRLREAVSLYKVSEAISASLSLDEVVATLLDSALGEVRADVASTWLEDGEGSYFERHVERGASVSETENVGQLDVEKIVTRLSSGDPLVEQGNRAQDLFAKLPGPPVSSIAVVPLKMRDRLIGWLSAVSLTPSKRFDEGQRKLLSIIASRAAAAIENARLYEDLQATFNQTIQGLAQTIDKMDRYTAGHSERVALYAVALARWLGLSDAMIEVVRHSALMHDIGKVGCVMNLNKPGKLTQEEYEIFKKHPVYGREILDPIKFLEPVIPGVHLHHERWDGRGYPLGLSRVEIPLIARIISIADTYDAMTSDRAYRRALPHEVTVNEITRCSGSQFDPDLAGTFTDRIDELREQLQADGKHVPE is encoded by the coding sequence ATGGCTGCCTCGAACGAAGCCCCCTTGGACGAGCGCCCGCGTGTGCTCGTCGTCGACGACGAGAAATTCATTCGCGACATCCTCGCGGACTTCCTCGGCATGGAGGGCTACGTAGTCCGCACCGCCGAAGATGGCGCCAGTGCGATCTCGGAGCTCGCGCGAGCCCAGTACGACTTGGTCATCAGCGACCTCAAGATGCCGAAGATGGGCGGCCTCGAGCTACTGAAGGAAGTCTCCCACACTCACCCCGACACGATCACCGTGATCATGACGGGCTTTGGCACCGTGGAAACCGCGATCGACGCCATGAAGCGCGGTGCGTACGACTACATCCTCAAACCGTTCAAGGTCGAGGAGATCGTGCACATCGTGCAGCGCGGGCTCGAGAAGCGGCGCTTAGCCGCGGAGAACCTTCGTCTGCGCGAGGCGGTGTCGCTATACAAGGTGAGCGAAGCGATCAGCGCCAGCTTGTCCCTCGACGAGGTAGTCGCCACGCTCCTGGATAGCGCTTTGGGGGAGGTCCGTGCCGACGTCGCCTCGACTTGGCTGGAGGACGGCGAGGGTAGCTACTTCGAGCGCCACGTGGAGCGTGGGGCGAGTGTCTCCGAGACGGAGAACGTCGGGCAGCTGGACGTGGAGAAGATCGTGACGCGCCTGTCGTCCGGCGATCCCCTCGTGGAGCAGGGCAACCGGGCTCAGGATCTGTTCGCGAAGCTACCGGGTCCCCCGGTCTCCAGCATCGCGGTGGTCCCGCTCAAGATGCGGGACCGTTTGATTGGGTGGCTTTCGGCCGTCTCTCTCACCCCTAGCAAGCGCTTCGACGAGGGGCAGCGTAAGCTGCTGAGCATCATCGCCTCCCGCGCCGCCGCGGCCATCGAAAACGCACGGCTGTACGAGGATTTGCAGGCAACCTTCAACCAGACCATCCAGGGTCTGGCGCAGACCATCGACAAGATGGACCGCTACACCGCAGGACACTCCGAGCGGGTCGCCCTGTACGCGGTCGCCCTCGCTCGCTGGCTCGGGTTGTCCGACGCCATGATCGAGGTCGTGCGGCATTCGGCCTTGATGCACGACATCGGCAAGGTCGGCTGCGTCATGAACCTGAACAAGCCGGGCAAGCTGACCCAAGAAGAGTACGAGATCTTCAAGAAGCACCCGGTGTACGGGCGGGAGATCCTCGACCCCATCAAGTTCTTGGAACCGGTCATTCCCGGCGTCCACTTGCACCACGAGCGCTGGGATGGCCGGGGCTATCCCCTGGGCCTCTCGCGAGTCGAGATCCCGCTCATTGCTCGCATCATCTCCATCGCGGACACCTACGACGCGATGACCAGCGATCGTGCCTATCGCCGTGCGTTGCCCCACGAGGTCACCGTGAACGAGATCACGCGCTGCTCCGGCTCGCAGTTCGATCCGGATCTCGCTGGCACGTTCACCGATCGGATTGACGAGCTGCGCGAGCAACTGCAAGCCGACGGCAAGCACGTTCCGGAATGA
- a CDS encoding CPBP family intramembrane metalloprotease — MHAIVLAMFRWGRFAAAYAILGAASSLIAVVWRSGSPLVHPDPWLMLGDPGRHIYSAMLGAALGGLIVMSTRLFVTRFSWARRLHAELRPLARGMSLSGIIALAALSAVGEELLFRGLLAPWLGLVPQALLFGLVHQIRGPSRWVWVAWATLVGLLLGGVFQLSGSLAGPLVAHALVNGLNLHYLKAHDPEPPRRSLGGLLGQRS, encoded by the coding sequence ATGCATGCCATAGTCTTGGCGATGTTCCGCTGGGGCCGGTTCGCTGCCGCTTACGCCATCTTGGGCGCGGCTTCGAGCCTCATCGCCGTGGTGTGGCGATCGGGATCTCCGCTCGTCCATCCGGACCCCTGGCTAATGCTCGGCGACCCTGGTCGTCACATCTACAGCGCGATGTTGGGAGCTGCCCTCGGCGGCTTGATTGTGATGTCGACGCGGCTGTTCGTCACCCGCTTCTCGTGGGCGCGGCGGCTCCATGCGGAGTTGCGTCCGCTCGCGCGGGGCATGTCACTGAGCGGGATCATCGCCCTGGCGGCTCTCAGCGCCGTTGGGGAAGAGCTCTTGTTTCGAGGATTACTGGCGCCCTGGCTCGGCCTCGTGCCCCAAGCGCTGCTGTTCGGGCTGGTGCACCAGATCCGTGGGCCGAGCCGCTGGGTGTGGGTGGCGTGGGCGACGCTGGTCGGGCTCCTGCTCGGAGGCGTCTTCCAACTCAGCGGCTCGCTGGCCGGCCCGCTGGTGGCCCACGCCCTCGTGAATGGGTTGAACCTGCACTACCTGAAAGCCCACGATCCGGAGCCGCCGCGTCGCTCGCTGGGTGGGCTTCTGGGTCAACGCAGCTGA
- a CDS encoding sigma-70 family RNA polymerase sigma factor, with protein sequence MATPEDPPEVLERFHQTLELVEIIARQVGRSVGRMADLSDLISYGREGLLDAARRFEPERGVPFRAYANYRVKGAIIDGIRAMSHLPRRVHERLSALEAASRYSEGAAEDTFAAAAKSNAEQALSDHLAGMAAAMAIGLVAHPGRGEEGEHVGVATTANPEDAVATVELLSVVREAIDTLPDQEAELVRRHYLEGERFDHVAKDLGLSKSWASRLHTRAIGRLSKRLRGVNG encoded by the coding sequence GTGGCCACGCCGGAAGACCCGCCCGAGGTATTGGAGCGGTTCCATCAGACCCTCGAGCTCGTCGAGATCATCGCTCGGCAGGTGGGCCGCAGCGTGGGCCGCATGGCCGACCTTTCAGACCTGATCAGCTATGGTCGCGAAGGGCTCTTGGATGCTGCGCGGCGTTTCGAACCAGAGCGTGGCGTTCCGTTCCGTGCGTACGCGAATTATCGCGTCAAGGGAGCCATCATCGATGGCATCCGGGCCATGTCGCACCTGCCGCGGCGCGTTCACGAGCGCCTTTCGGCGTTGGAGGCCGCGTCGCGCTACTCGGAGGGTGCGGCCGAGGACACTTTCGCCGCGGCGGCTAAGAGCAATGCCGAGCAAGCCCTGTCGGATCACCTGGCGGGGATGGCCGCGGCCATGGCCATCGGCTTGGTGGCGCATCCCGGACGGGGCGAAGAGGGGGAACACGTCGGAGTCGCCACCACCGCAAATCCCGAGGATGCCGTGGCGACGGTCGAGCTCTTGTCCGTCGTGCGGGAGGCCATCGACACGCTCCCCGACCAAGAGGCAGAGCTGGTGCGACGCCACTACCTCGAAGGCGAGCGTTTCGACCACGTGGCGAAGGACCTCGGGCTGTCGAAGTCCTGGGCCAGTCGGCTCCACACCCGCGCCATCGGTCGTCTCAGCAAGCGCCTCCGTGGTGTGAACGGCTGA
- the mnmA gene encoding tRNA 2-thiouridine(34) synthase MnmA yields MPERVLVAMSGGVDSSVAAARLVKQGFDVVGVTLHLWDYPDDGTVKGRCCAPEDVHDARRVADFLGIPHYSFDRRGLFQKEVIDPFVESYLEGETPSPCVRCNRGVKIRELLTLAQRLEAASVATGHYARIGGPPECPTLLRAVDGDKDQSYFLHMLSPDVLGRLRFPLGAATKAEVRAEAEQLGLPGASKGESQELCFVPTGRYDAFVTERADSRVRPGPIVDASGRVVGEHDGIHRFTRGQRKNLGVSLGYRAYVLDIQAQTGRVTVGPREALGARAARLADVSLRGDESLPLECEVAVRYRARPVPALLTPVEGGVRLELRESVPAVVPGQYAVFYRGEEVLGGGVIQATEAS; encoded by the coding sequence ATGCCGGAGCGCGTCCTGGTTGCAATGAGCGGAGGTGTCGATTCCTCCGTCGCGGCGGCGCGCCTGGTGAAGCAGGGTTTCGATGTGGTCGGGGTCACCCTGCACCTGTGGGACTACCCCGACGACGGTACGGTGAAGGGACGCTGCTGCGCGCCGGAAGACGTCCATGACGCGCGCAGGGTCGCGGATTTCCTGGGTATCCCCCACTACTCCTTCGATCGGCGCGGACTGTTCCAGAAGGAAGTGATCGACCCCTTCGTCGAGAGCTACCTGGAGGGTGAGACCCCGAGCCCCTGTGTGCGGTGCAATCGAGGGGTGAAGATCCGGGAGCTCCTGACGCTGGCGCAGCGCCTGGAGGCCGCCAGCGTCGCGACCGGCCACTACGCACGCATCGGTGGGCCGCCAGAGTGCCCGACTCTCCTGCGCGCCGTGGATGGCGACAAGGACCAGAGCTACTTCCTGCACATGCTGAGCCCCGATGTGTTGGGTCGCTTGCGTTTCCCTCTCGGTGCTGCGACGAAGGCGGAGGTTCGCGCCGAGGCCGAGCAGCTGGGCCTGCCTGGCGCGAGCAAAGGCGAGAGCCAAGAGCTGTGCTTCGTTCCAACGGGGCGGTACGATGCTTTCGTGACGGAAAGGGCCGACAGTCGCGTTCGTCCTGGTCCCATCGTGGATGCTTCCGGCCGTGTGGTTGGCGAGCACGACGGGATCCACCGCTTCACCCGAGGTCAGCGGAAGAACCTCGGCGTCTCGCTCGGGTATCGCGCCTACGTTCTCGACATCCAGGCGCAGACCGGCCGGGTGACGGTGGGACCCCGCGAGGCGTTGGGAGCGCGAGCCGCACGCCTGGCGGACGTCTCTCTGCGTGGGGACGAGAGCCTACCCCTCGAGTGCGAGGTCGCGGTGCGCTATCGGGCGCGACCGGTTCCCGCCCTCCTCACTCCGGTGGAGGGTGGGGTACGGTTGGAGCTGCGGGAGAGCGTCCCCGCGGTGGTTCCAGGCCAATATGCCGTGTTCTATCGCGGCGAGGAAGTGCTCGGCGGCGGTGTGATCCAAGCCACGGAGGCATCATGA
- a CDS encoding serine/threonine protein kinase has translation MANDAAPGGPPRPSVTGSSPSDRERRIAEGSDSLPGGGTYFLGRYRIVDEIGVGGMASVHLARADGPGGFQKWVAIKRIHRHLAEDETFIRMFLDEARIAARISHPNVAQVFDLGKHRDTYWIAMEYLHGEPLREIMRAVEEGGAPPMSPQLAARIVADAAEGLHAAHELRDKDGKLLNLVHRDVTPHNLFLTYDGAVKVVDFGIAKVTGRLANTRAGTLKGKLAYMSPEQVRGSAIDRRTDIFALGVVLWELTTGRRLFRMESDLETLERVQACVVPPPSSIVENYPVELESIVMRALAKDLNRRYPTAREISRALQQYLMKSASFVGSEEIGSYVKHVLSDRFQRREAHLQWAAEVTQTISLDQLEGGSETDDEVSLLSYRSDVQQVPRTAPAAPGPPPPVAPSVPVRPTPSRTASSASPPVSRSRPMTAPMSAPRPAAGAPARPLPSFEGTGNTGTEDLLEPEEDDDLAKTRVTGMPQMPMQRDPRKSTALGLGPPPAPAAPPEMHDYGSEDEDAVTTVMAPPSEAEEAQTISTVHEPPKPYRPAAQEPDDAIVVAPTLMMPPEGTMQTVAPQQAGMYGPAPYSTAQPQQREGKSSILIAVIAAATTLIALTLTALVVLKITEKPQPAPVATVTAPPAPTPTPAPTPTAQPSPVIATGTPVTPTATAATNDKPVDPSSLPKETSDKPKTTTPKAVGGGYKPVPAATSTPAPSKEPGFLTVVCDPFCDSVTAGGRSLGPSPVVRAALPPGTHGVGLRSQGVKKSISVTIVSGQTTARRVKMSP, from the coding sequence ATGGCAAACGACGCTGCACCCGGAGGGCCGCCGCGCCCCAGCGTCACTGGGTCCTCGCCCAGTGATCGCGAGCGGCGAATCGCCGAGGGCAGCGACTCGCTTCCCGGGGGTGGCACCTATTTCCTCGGTCGCTACCGTATCGTCGACGAGATCGGCGTTGGCGGCATGGCGAGCGTGCACCTGGCGCGAGCGGACGGACCCGGCGGCTTCCAGAAGTGGGTGGCCATCAAGCGCATCCATCGCCATCTCGCGGAAGACGAGACGTTCATCCGCATGTTCTTGGACGAGGCGCGCATCGCCGCCCGCATCTCGCATCCAAACGTCGCGCAGGTGTTCGACCTCGGCAAGCACCGGGACACCTACTGGATCGCCATGGAGTACCTCCACGGCGAACCGCTGCGCGAGATCATGCGGGCCGTGGAGGAGGGTGGCGCGCCACCCATGAGCCCCCAGCTCGCGGCACGCATCGTAGCCGACGCGGCGGAGGGGTTGCACGCCGCCCACGAGCTTCGGGACAAGGACGGCAAGCTCCTGAATCTCGTGCATCGCGACGTCACGCCGCACAACTTGTTCCTCACCTACGACGGTGCCGTAAAGGTCGTGGATTTCGGCATCGCCAAGGTCACGGGGCGTTTGGCCAACACCCGGGCGGGTACGCTCAAGGGCAAGCTCGCGTACATGAGCCCAGAGCAGGTTCGCGGCAGCGCCATCGATCGCCGCACGGACATCTTCGCCTTGGGTGTGGTGCTCTGGGAGCTGACTACGGGTCGTCGCCTGTTTCGGATGGAGAGCGACCTCGAAACTCTCGAGCGCGTGCAGGCCTGCGTCGTGCCACCGCCGTCGAGCATCGTCGAGAACTACCCGGTCGAGCTCGAATCGATCGTGATGCGCGCACTGGCAAAGGATCTCAATCGCCGCTACCCCACGGCGCGAGAGATTTCCCGCGCCTTACAGCAATATTTGATGAAGTCCGCCTCGTTCGTGGGCTCGGAGGAGATTGGCAGCTACGTCAAGCACGTGCTCAGCGATCGCTTCCAGCGCCGCGAGGCCCACTTGCAGTGGGCCGCAGAAGTGACACAAACCATCTCTCTCGATCAGCTCGAGGGAGGAAGCGAAACGGACGACGAGGTATCTCTGTTGAGCTATCGATCGGATGTCCAGCAGGTCCCGCGAACTGCGCCCGCCGCTCCGGGTCCACCCCCCCCGGTGGCGCCTTCTGTACCCGTACGTCCTACGCCTTCCCGAACGGCGAGCAGCGCGTCTCCGCCCGTCTCTCGCTCGCGGCCCATGACGGCGCCGATGTCGGCACCTCGGCCCGCAGCGGGCGCGCCGGCGCGTCCGCTGCCAAGCTTCGAAGGAACCGGAAACACTGGCACCGAGGATCTCTTGGAGCCGGAGGAAGACGACGATTTGGCGAAGACCCGGGTAACCGGAATGCCGCAAATGCCAATGCAACGCGATCCACGAAAGTCTACGGCCCTCGGTTTGGGGCCGCCTCCCGCGCCGGCGGCACCTCCGGAGATGCACGACTACGGTTCCGAAGACGAGGACGCCGTCACGACTGTGATGGCGCCTCCCTCGGAAGCCGAAGAAGCGCAAACGATCAGCACCGTCCACGAACCGCCCAAGCCGTATCGGCCGGCGGCGCAAGAACCGGACGACGCGATCGTCGTCGCGCCGACGCTCATGATGCCCCCGGAGGGCACCATGCAGACCGTCGCCCCCCAGCAGGCGGGGATGTATGGTCCGGCGCCTTACTCCACGGCCCAGCCGCAACAGCGAGAGGGCAAGTCTTCCATCCTCATCGCCGTGATTGCGGCGGCCACCACGCTGATTGCCCTCACGCTCACCGCACTGGTGGTCCTCAAGATCACGGAGAAGCCGCAACCTGCCCCCGTCGCTACGGTCACTGCGCCTCCCGCGCCGACGCCCACGCCGGCGCCGACTCCCACGGCCCAACCGTCGCCGGTGATCGCGACGGGTACTCCCGTCACGCCGACTGCGACGGCGGCCACGAACGACAAACCGGTGGACCCGAGCTCGCTGCCGAAAGAGACGTCGGACAAGCCGAAGACGACGACACCGAAGGCCGTTGGCGGTGGCTACAAGCCCGTGCCGGCCGCCACCAGCACTCCGGCTCCCAGCAAGGAGCCCGGCTTCCTGACCGTGGTGTGTGACCCGTTCTGTGACAGCGTCACCGCCGGCGGTAGAAGTCTAGGTCCTTCCCCAGTGGTTCGCGCTGCGCTGCCGCCGGGCACGCACGGTGTGGGTCTCAGAAGTCAAGGCGTGAAGAAGTCGATAAGCGTGACGATCGTTTCTGGTCAGACGACCGCTCGTCGCGTGAAGATGTCCCCATGA
- the tilS gene encoding tRNA lysidine(34) synthetase TilS produces MLTTLSATLRRGCSVQRGDHILVAVSGGGDSQSLLHALARLAPKLGLVLSAHGVDHGLRPEASAELDMAQELAGDLGVAFGRSQLSVRPGANLMHRARRARYQALRQAAADVGAGLIATAHHADDRAETVLLRLLRGAGPRGLAVLPARDGDLLRPLIHVPRAAVVAHLARHHIEFARDPSNLDRRFLRVRVRHELMPLLESMSPEIVSHLNALADQLASGPVPRLLDDQGRPVDLGRAQVEALRQLVASGSAKAHVRLSDSRVLRLDSGGKPVVEDAPAPARRGRPRGRGAKPGKSD; encoded by the coding sequence CTGCTCACGACGCTGTCCGCCACCCTGCGGCGGGGGTGCAGCGTTCAGCGAGGCGACCACATCCTGGTGGCGGTGTCCGGGGGCGGGGACTCCCAGAGCCTGCTGCACGCTCTCGCTCGGCTCGCGCCCAAGCTCGGCTTGGTGCTGTCGGCCCACGGCGTGGACCACGGCCTGCGTCCCGAGGCCTCCGCGGAGCTCGACATGGCGCAAGAGCTGGCTGGGGATCTCGGCGTCGCCTTCGGTCGCAGCCAGCTGTCCGTCCGCCCAGGCGCGAATCTGATGCACCGCGCCCGGCGAGCCCGCTACCAGGCTCTGCGCCAAGCCGCCGCGGACGTGGGCGCGGGCCTGATCGCCACGGCCCACCACGCCGACGACCGGGCGGAGACGGTCTTGCTCCGACTGCTGCGAGGCGCGGGCCCGCGCGGTCTGGCCGTGTTGCCCGCCCGGGATGGTGACCTGCTCCGCCCTTTGATTCACGTCCCCCGCGCAGCGGTGGTCGCGCATCTCGCGCGTCATCACATCGAATTCGCCAGGGATCCGTCCAACTTGGACCGGCGATTTTTGCGCGTGCGCGTTCGCCACGAGCTCATGCCCTTGCTCGAGAGCATGTCCCCGGAGATCGTGTCCCACCTGAACGCGTTGGCGGATCAGTTAGCCTCAGGCCCTGTTCCACGCCTGCTCGACGATCAGGGCCGCCCCGTGGATCTGGGCCGCGCCCAGGTCGAAGCGCTGCGCCAGCTCGTCGCGTCGGGGTCTGCCAAGGCCCACGTGCGGCTGTCGGACAGCCGCGTCCTGCGCCTCGATTCCGGCGGGAAGCCGGTGGTGGAAGATGCCCCAGCCCCGGCCCGGCGGGGCCGGCCACGGGGCAGGGGTGCCAAGCCGGGCAAAAGTGATTAA
- a CDS encoding ATP-dependent metallopeptidase FtsH/Yme1/Tma family protein → MKQPHKTLLLWVVLIVAFLAIWQFLSPDGPQRQPMPFSEFMALVKAPKEQRHVDTVEIKDREYAFQIKNPASKGPPERGITVGPESDDIVTELLKNDVKVSFQKDEANPFLTTTLTILLPMLFLLVLFYLFMRQLQAGGGKAMSFGKSRARLLNEAQNKITFADVAGIDEAKDEVEEIIAFLKDPKKFQKLGGRIPKGVLMMGPPGTGKTLLARAIAGEAGVPFFSISGSDFVEMFVGVGASRVRDLFEQGKKHAPCIIFIDEIDAVGRHRGAGLGGGHDEREQTLNQLLVEMDGFESNEGVIIIAATNRPDVLDPAILRPGRFDRRIVVPRPDVRGREGILGVHTKKVPLGQDVDLAILAAGTPGFVGADLENLVNEAALLAARQDKDSVGMTDFELAKDKVLMGSERRSMVMSEEERRTAAWHEAGHTLVGMLVEGNDSVHKVSIIPRGAALGVTQFLPTEDRHLMTRKQTLARIAMALGGRVAEEVVFDEQTTGAQDDIKRATRLARAMVCELGMSEKLGPIAYGENEESVFLGREMTSRREDYSENTAQKIDEEVRSIVERQYQVCRQVLTGNRDKLDRLAEALLERETLDSEEIKAAVDGRELPARDKVVIPSWSDKRTQQQKEKKRPASIFGAPKPAPG, encoded by the coding sequence GTGAAGCAACCGCACAAGACCCTGCTCCTGTGGGTCGTATTGATCGTCGCTTTCCTGGCCATCTGGCAGTTCCTGAGCCCAGATGGACCGCAGCGTCAGCCCATGCCGTTCTCGGAGTTCATGGCGCTGGTGAAGGCACCGAAGGAACAGCGACACGTCGATACGGTGGAGATCAAGGATCGCGAGTACGCGTTCCAGATCAAGAACCCGGCCAGCAAGGGGCCGCCGGAGCGTGGCATCACCGTAGGTCCGGAGAGCGACGACATCGTCACGGAGCTGCTCAAGAACGACGTGAAGGTGAGCTTCCAGAAGGACGAGGCCAACCCGTTCCTCACCACGACGCTCACCATCCTGTTGCCGATGCTGTTCTTGCTGGTGCTGTTCTACCTCTTCATGAGGCAGCTGCAGGCCGGTGGCGGCAAGGCCATGAGCTTTGGCAAGAGTCGCGCGCGGCTGTTGAACGAAGCGCAGAACAAGATCACGTTCGCGGACGTCGCCGGCATCGACGAAGCGAAGGACGAGGTCGAAGAGATCATCGCCTTCCTCAAGGACCCAAAGAAGTTCCAGAAGCTCGGCGGTCGCATTCCGAAGGGCGTGCTCATGATGGGCCCGCCCGGCACTGGCAAGACGCTCTTGGCGCGCGCCATTGCTGGAGAGGCCGGCGTGCCGTTCTTCAGCATCTCCGGTTCGGATTTCGTCGAGATGTTCGTGGGTGTGGGCGCCAGCCGCGTCCGTGACCTGTTCGAACAGGGCAAGAAGCACGCGCCCTGCATCATCTTCATCGACGAGATCGACGCCGTGGGTCGTCACCGCGGAGCCGGCCTCGGCGGCGGTCACGACGAGCGCGAGCAGACCCTGAACCAGCTGCTGGTGGAGATGGACGGCTTCGAGTCCAACGAAGGCGTGATCATCATCGCCGCCACCAACCGGCCGGACGTCCTGGATCCTGCCATCCTGCGGCCTGGTCGTTTCGACCGTCGCATCGTCGTGCCCCGACCGGACGTGCGCGGTCGCGAGGGCATCCTGGGCGTGCACACCAAGAAGGTTCCGCTCGGTCAGGACGTGGATCTCGCCATCCTCGCCGCGGGTACCCCCGGCTTCGTGGGGGCGGATCTGGAAAACCTGGTGAACGAAGCCGCGCTGCTCGCTGCCCGTCAGGACAAGGACAGCGTGGGCATGACGGACTTCGAGCTGGCCAAGGACAAGGTCCTGATGGGCAGCGAACGCCGCAGCATGGTGATGAGCGAAGAAGAGCGCCGCACCGCTGCTTGGCACGAGGCGGGTCACACCCTGGTGGGCATGCTGGTGGAAGGTAACGACTCCGTCCACAAGGTGAGCATCATCCCCCGCGGTGCGGCCCTCGGCGTCACCCAGTTCCTGCCCACGGAAGACCGCCACCTGATGACGCGCAAGCAGACCCTGGCGCGCATCGCCATGGCCCTCGGCGGCCGCGTGGCGGAAGAGGTCGTGTTCGACGAGCAGACCACCGGCGCCCAGGACGACATCAAGCGCGCCACCCGCCTCGCCCGCGCCATGGTGTGCGAGCTGGGCATGAGCGAGAAGCTCGGTCCGATCGCCTACGGTGAGAACGAGGAGAGCGTGTTCCTGGGCCGGGAGATGACCTCTCGTCGGGAGGACTACTCCGAGAACACCGCCCAGAAGATCGACGAAGAGGTCCGCAGCATCGTGGAGCGGCAGTACCAGGTCTGTCGCCAGGTGCTGACGGGCAACCGCGACAAGCTGGATCGCCTGGCCGAGGCCCTGCTCGAGCGCGAAACGCTCGACTCCGAGGAGATCAAGGCGGCAGTGGACGGGCGCGAGCTGCCGGCCCGGGACAAGGTCGTGATCCCGAGCTGGAGCGACAAGCGCACTCAGCAGCAAAAAGAGAAGAAGCGCCCGGCGAGCATCTTCGGCGCGCCGAAGCCCGCACCGGGCTGA
- a CDS encoding HD domain-containing protein — MSETLLLKSEVPADVRGLCTRLAEAGFRAWVVGGCVRDHVLMHLRGGKSAIRNDWDVATDARPEQVQKLFRKVIPTGIKHGTVTVLLSGVGYEVTTLRGETTYSDGRRPDAVYFVDDIAADLARRDFTINAMAYDPLSDMLIDPFGGVSDLGAGVLRAVGDPAERFAEDGLRVLRAARFAATLEMDIEPGTARAIEPSLASYRKVSPERIRDEWLKTMKAREPSRAFEVMKNHGMLAISAPELLESVGCEQNRYHAFDVWGHAMQCMDNCVPSAVLRVAGLLHDVGKPRSRAFSDKTEDYTFYEHERIGAEMADPMLARLRFSNDERKRIVELVRHHLICYDDSWSDSAVRRWVRRVTPELLEDLYALSRADVSAKGRDASEDLRRLSALEGRVQVILEAGNALSVRDLAVNGHDLMSEVGVAPGPKLGSILTTLLEEVVEDPSRNERETLLARARQLSEEA, encoded by the coding sequence GTGAGTGAGACGCTTCTCTTGAAGAGCGAGGTCCCGGCGGACGTGCGGGGCCTGTGCACCCGGCTGGCCGAAGCGGGATTCCGAGCCTGGGTAGTGGGCGGCTGTGTGCGCGACCACGTGCTGATGCACCTTCGGGGCGGCAAGAGCGCGATTCGCAACGACTGGGACGTGGCCACGGACGCGCGCCCGGAGCAGGTGCAGAAGCTGTTCCGAAAGGTGATCCCGACCGGCATCAAGCACGGCACGGTGACGGTGCTCCTGAGCGGCGTGGGTTACGAAGTGACCACGCTCCGCGGGGAGACGACCTACTCCGACGGGCGCCGGCCGGACGCCGTGTACTTCGTGGACGACATCGCGGCGGATCTCGCGCGGCGCGATTTCACCATCAACGCCATGGCCTACGATCCGCTGTCGGACATGCTCATCGATCCCTTCGGTGGGGTGAGCGACCTCGGCGCGGGCGTGCTGCGCGCCGTGGGCGACCCGGCCGAGCGCTTCGCCGAGGACGGCCTGCGGGTGCTGCGGGCTGCGCGCTTCGCGGCCACGCTGGAGATGGACATCGAGCCCGGTACGGCCCGGGCCATCGAGCCGTCTCTCGCCAGCTACCGCAAGGTGAGCCCCGAGCGCATCCGCGACGAATGGCTGAAGACGATGAAGGCTCGCGAGCCGAGCCGCGCCTTCGAGGTCATGAAGAACCACGGCATGCTCGCGATCTCCGCACCGGAGCTGCTCGAGTCCGTGGGCTGCGAGCAGAACCGCTACCACGCCTTCGACGTGTGGGGGCACGCCATGCAGTGCATGGACAATTGCGTGCCTTCGGCAGTGCTACGCGTGGCGGGGCTGTTGCACGACGTGGGCAAGCCGCGTTCCCGCGCTTTCAGCGACAAGACCGAGGACTACACCTTCTACGAGCACGAGCGGATCGGCGCGGAGATGGCGGATCCGATGCTAGCGCGGCTTCGTTTCTCCAACGACGAACGCAAGCGCATCGTAGAGCTCGTGCGCCACCACCTGATTTGCTACGACGACTCCTGGTCCGACAGCGCCGTGCGCCGTTGGGTGCGGCGCGTGACCCCCGAGCTGCTGGAAGACCTGTATGCCCTGAGCCGGGCGGACGTCAGCGCCAAGGGTCGGGACGCGTCCGAGGATCTCCGGCGCCTGTCCGCCCTGGAGGGTCGCGTGCAAGTGATCCTGGAGGCCGGCAATGCGCTCTCCGTGCGCGACCTCGCCGTCAACGGCCACGACCTCATGAGCGAAGTGGGCGTGGCGCCGGGGCCCAAGCTCGGCTCGATCCTGACCACATTGCTGGAAGAAGTCGTGGAAGATCCGTCGCGAAACGAACGGGAGACCTTGCTGGCGCGAGCGCGTCAACTCTCGGAGGAAGCTTGA